AATCCTATGAGAAGTCATGGCATGCCATCGAACATggttaatattctataaatttaaagaaacaTCCTCAAGTTCTATCATGAGACGAATACATATTAATATGAAAGGCAGTGGCGTTACAGGAGAAATGGCTTGCGGTAGATGTCAAACATCTCCGAGGAAGATAGCTGAGGCACCTGCAAGCCAAATTAAGCTCGCATTAACATGCTATACGACCAAAACTTGAGAGAAAGCGATACAACAGAGCTTCATGCGATAGACTCAGTGAATAGCTCGGCAAAGATCCCTATCGAACAGATCAAATTAGAGCTCCTCGTCACCCAATGCCACAATATCTACTCGAGTTCCTAATGCTTATCATATGACATTGGCATCCTATGGCATCAACATTCAccaaagatgagagagagagagagagagaagggaagcaAGAAAGGGGGCTTTGTTTCATGAGAAGCTTTACCTGAGTTGACCCGAAGTTGAACACTTTCCTCATAAGAGAAGCAATTGGGCCATTGATGCTAATGCCTATGCCGGACGCACGAATTGCGGCGCGCATGGCCGTCAACAAGCGACCATAGGTAGTTCCTGGTTCACTTTCGATAGCTTGTATGAAGCTGTAGGTCATGGCACCCGTAGAAGCCGAGCCTGCAAATGCCTGCAGTAGGAGTTGAGATTGCAGTGATGTGATCACATGGAGTCGCTGTTTACTGGTTACAGAACACTCTACGTGAAGGAGAGGTGAAGCATGCACTCACCGAGGTGTCCGCTGAGGTCTGGTGGTCATCGCAGCCACTGATCAATATAGCCAATCCTCCGTTCGTGCCTTTGTATACGCCTGATGGTGCGGTGTGATTCTCCCACTGGTAATACCCAGCCCTGCTCAAAGCAACCCCGATCATGTATATGGTGCAATCATGCATGTATGTTGTGTGTAGTTCATCACCTGGACAGCCGGCAGAGGTAGGGGAGGTCGAGGATGGTGCCGCTGTGGcaggcgtcgacgagggcgtggaGTTTGACGCCGCGGCGGAGCGGCCGGACGAGCGTGTCGTTGATCTCGTCGTCCATGATGGTGCCGTTGGACTCGAAGTCCAGGGGGCAGAGCGCCTCGTCGAAGCCGTCCATCTCGTCGCCGCTGGAGTCCAGCCTCTGGACGCCGTGGCCCGAGAAGTGGAACACCAGGGAGTCACCGGCCACGCACCCGCTCACCAGCCACCGCATCGCCGCCCGCAAGTTCTCCTTCGTCGGCACCCGGTTCGGGTCCCTCTCCCCTTCTGCATGCGACAGGAAAAGGAACGACTCTGTTTGAGACGGGAACAATGGTGTTCGACTTGGTTCCATGGAGGAATTCCGTACCGGTGAGCACCAGGATGCATTCCGCTGGAAACCCGAACTTCTCAGTCAGCATGTACCGCATGCAGTTGACGTCATTCACCGTCCCCTTGAGCTCGTACTGCCGCCCAGCGTAGCTTATGCCGACGAGAACCGCCCTCTTCTTCCCACGAACCCGGGGAAAGCTCGACGGCTGACCCATCGTCGGGTACCCGTAAGAGCTCGACCCGCTGCTCCACGACGAGGAGCTCAGGGAGCTGATGCTGCTGCAGATGTTCAGCACCACGGCTTTGACGATGCCCACAGCTTGCCGGACCGGGTCTCGGGACCTCCCCACGTTAGTGGTGGCGCGGCAGGCGGCGCAACAGATGGTCTGAGCTTGCGGCGGCACGACCAGGCGCGCGCCGCAGCTGCTGCACTTCACGCTTGTGTTCTTCCTGCTCGACATGCTGTCTACTTCAAAGTCCATCGATGGCCATGGCCTTGCGGAAGAGCCTTCACCAGAGGTCACAAGGTTTTTTATTCTTTCCCTCCCCATCTGCCATGGCATATATGCCCATCGGAAAGTAAAACTAGATTCCTCCTGATCTCCTTTCCAGCGCACTACCTCGAAGGGTTGCGTTGCATTTAAGGTACTACATCAACGAACAGCACC
The window above is part of the Musa acuminata AAA Group cultivar baxijiao chromosome BXJ1-1, Cavendish_Baxijiao_AAA, whole genome shotgun sequence genome. Proteins encoded here:
- the LOC135583197 gene encoding metacaspase-1-like isoform X1, which produces MPWQMGRERIKNLVTSGEGSSARPWPSMDFEVDSMSSRKNTSVKCSSCGARLVVPPQAQTICCAACRATTNVGRSRDPVRQAVGIVKAVVLNICSSISSLSSSSWSSGSSSYGYPTMGQPSSFPRVRGKKRAVLVGISYAGRQYELKGTVNDVNCMRYMLTEKFGFPAECILVLTEGERDPNRVPTKENLRAAMRWLVSGCVAGDSLVFHFSGHGVQRLDSSGDEMDGFDEALCPLDFESNGTIMDDEINDTLVRPLRRGVKLHALVDACHSGTILDLPYLCRLSRAGYYQWENHTAPSGVYKGTNGGLAILISGCDDHQTSADTSAFAGSASTGAMTYSFIQAIESEPGTTYGRLLTAMRAAIRASGIGISINGPIASLMRKVFNFGSTQVPQLSSSEMFDIYRKPFLL
- the LOC135583197 gene encoding metacaspase-1-like isoform X2: MPWQMGRERIKNLVTSGEGSSARPWPSMDFEVDSMSSRKNTSVKCSSCGARLVVPPQAQTICCAACRATTNVGRSRDPVRQAVGIVKAVVLNICSSISSLSSSSWSSGSSSYGYPTMGQPSSFPRVRGKKRAVLVGISYAGRQYELKGTVNDVNCMRYMLTEKFGFPAECILVLTEGERDPNRVPTKENLRAAMRWLVSGCVAGDSLVFHFSGHGVQRLDSSGDEMDGFDEALCPLDFESNGTIMDDEINDTLVRPLRRGVKLHALVDACHSGTILDLPYLCRLSRAGYYQWENHTAPSGVYKGTNGGLAILISGCDDHQTSADTSAFAGSASTGAMTYSFIQAIESEPGTTYGRLLTAMRAAIRASGIGISINGPIASLMRKVFNFGSTQDANVI